A stretch of Mya arenaria isolate MELC-2E11 chromosome 14, ASM2691426v1 DNA encodes these proteins:
- the LOC128216246 gene encoding uncharacterized protein LOC128216246, translated as MDEEGVVHRIVDEAVDEETLRGCDFIHDFVCSPCEEDGLNTEAQYFCNQCTKYYCVNCVPVYNKLFKRQSVLDRTDMTKLAAAPGMVDVLERCERHPGEALKLVCGDHDQLCCHVCVAMDVCLCLSICPPAYLSACLTVRAQCSAIQHIPVVAKGIRKDPEFRQLPQRVAVLRKQIEDMKNDRKKNSSSLRKTRTAIVDEIKAIRKKINDILDKMEQTTVQDLDRLVADQEMSIKKEMESCTQMEDELKRIMDDIQSKDSSGEPPLYIGFRKCEEKIKQAKEILQNMSNVVKYDLTFRKHNGIEDKLSSMETFGELNESNVFGKQPLISLFPRDHVFGTKGYKEYNVKMSSDKEKCDIEGICELPGGEFVITDSTNMKVKLLDHEFRFVDHCDVSEYPFDVCHIGGNEVAVCVDNFNKRHELHFIDISKAKLVTTRKSSFIHGCYSAAHHGNNLYISSRTALYVYTMTGKQVKKLYEDMSGDYTVKRIAISNDGKTIYITNFENNQLITLDNLGNKLATFTDPDLRGPCGVYATTAGHVFVCCYNSNTVLQVDKDGKTKLATLARQQDGVCYPKALFFSSRSSSLVVGGYEDTLLVISVR; from the exons ATGGATGAAGAAGGGGTGGTGCATCGCATTGTTGATGAGGCAGTGGATGAGGAGACATTG AGGGGCTGTGATTTCATCCACGATTTCGTCTGTTCCCCATGCGAAGAAGATGGATTGAACACGGAAGCTCAATATTTCTGTAATCAGTGTACGAAATATTACTGCGTAAACTGTGTCCCAGTTTACAACAAGCTATTCAAGAGACAGTCGGTGCTCGACCGGACGGACATGACGAAATTGGCAGCAGCACCAGGGATGGTGGACGTCCTTGAGAGATGCGAGAGGCACCCCGGGGAGGCGCTCAAGCTGGTCTGTGGTGACCATGACCAGCTGTGTTGTCACGTGTGCGTTGCCATGGATGTGTGTCTGTGTCTGTCTATTTGCCCGCCTGCCTACCTGTCTGCCTGTCTGActgtgcgtgc ACAATGTTCAGCAATACAGCACATTCCAGTCGTTGCAAAGGGCATCCGCAAAGATCCCGAGTTTCGTCAACTACCTCAACGGGTAGCTGTTCTTAGGAAGCAGATAGAAGATATGAAAAacgacagaaaaaaaaatagttcctcaCTGAGGAAGACTCGAACAGCCATTGTTGATGAAATCAAAGCAATCCGTAAAAAGATCAACGACATTCTTGACAAGATGGAGCAAACAACCGTTCAAGATTTAGACCGTCTGGTAGCTGATCAGGAAATGTCCATTAAGAAAGAAATGGAATCCTGCACACAGATGGAAGACGAATTAAAGAGAATTATGGATGACATACAAAGCAAAGACTCATCAGGCGAACCACCCCTATATATTGGGTTCagaaaatgtgaagaaaaaatcaaacaagcAAAAGAAATTCTGCAAAACATGTCAAATGTTGTCAAATACGATTTAACTTTTCGTAAACATAATGGAATAGAAGATAAATTGTCCTCGATGGAGACATTTGGAGAGTTAAATGAATCGAATGTTTTTGGTAAACAACCACTGATATCACTATTCCCCCGAGATCATGTATTCGGTACCAAAGGTTACAAGGAGTACAACGTGAAGATGAGTTCAGACAAAGAAAAATGTGATATTGAAGGGATATGTGAACTGCCTGGTGGAGAGTTTGTTATTACAGACTCCACCAACATGAAAGTGAAACTCCTGGACCACGAGTTCAGGTTTGTCGACCACTGTGATGTCTCCGAGTATCCATTTGACGTGTGCCACATTGGCGGAAATGAGGTTGCCGTTTGTGTTGACAACTTTAATAAAAGACAtgaacttcatttcattgacaTATCAAAAGCAAAACTTGTGACTACGAGAAAATCAAGTTTCATCCATGGATGTTACAGCGCAGCTCATCACGGGAACAACCTTTACATTTCATCACGCACAGCGCTGTACGTCTATACGATGACGGGGAAGCAGGTAAAGAAGCTGTACGAGGACATGTCGGGTGATTACACGGTGAAGAGAATTGCCATCAGTAACGACGGGAAGACTATCTACATcacaaactttgaaaataatcaACTTATCACCCTGGACAATCTCGGCAACAAGCTGGCCACATTCACTGATCCTGACTTGAGGGGACCTTGCGGAGTATACGCGACAACTGCTGGACACGTGTTCGTCTGCTGCTATAACTCTAACACAGTGCTGCAGGTTGACAAGGACGGGAAGACGAAGTTGGCCACACTGGCTAGGCAACAAGACGGAGTGTGCTACCCTAAAGCTTTGTTCTTCAGCAGCCGTAGTTCCTCTCTGGTTGTCGGCGGATATGAAGACACGCTTCTCGTTATCAGTGTAcgataa